The Herpetosiphonaceae bacterium genome window below encodes:
- a CDS encoding ABC transporter permease subunit, which translates to MLRSVFAKSLYDQRRSLIGWALGLVVMILIVMAAYPAVRDNPAIGQVLEELPQAIVVLIGDLDIVSAAGYLNSRLFTMILPLMFLIYGIGRGAQAIAGEEERKTLDLLLAYPLDRKRVVAEKFLALCTLLVALGMVAWLAQLVGVALVDMPISAGRLAGATFNAVLLGLLFGALALALGCATGRRGLSVGVSTALGIAGFFIHGLAPLVEQLEFAQKLSPFYYYIGNDPLRNGLDPLHVGVLSGTTFMLLLLALISFSRRDVAV; encoded by the coding sequence ATGCTGCGTAGTGTGTTCGCCAAGAGCTTATACGATCAGCGGCGCTCCTTGATCGGCTGGGCGCTCGGTCTGGTCGTGATGATCCTGATCGTCATGGCCGCGTATCCGGCGGTTCGGGATAATCCGGCGATTGGGCAGGTGCTCGAAGAGCTACCCCAGGCGATCGTCGTGCTGATCGGCGATCTCGATATTGTGTCGGCTGCGGGCTACCTGAATAGCCGCCTGTTTACGATGATCCTGCCGCTGATGTTCCTGATCTACGGGATCGGCAGGGGCGCGCAGGCGATTGCGGGCGAGGAAGAGCGCAAAACGCTCGACCTGCTGCTGGCGTATCCGCTCGATCGCAAGCGGGTGGTCGCCGAAAAGTTCCTGGCGCTGTGTACGCTGCTCGTAGCGCTGGGCATGGTGGCCTGGCTGGCGCAGCTTGTCGGCGTGGCGCTCGTCGATATGCCGATCTCCGCCGGGCGGCTGGCGGGGGCGACTTTCAACGCGGTGCTGCTGGGGCTACTGTTTGGCGCGCTGGCGCTGGCGCTCGGCTGCGCCACAGGACGGCGCGGCCTCAGCGTCGGGGTGAGCACCGCGCTCGGCATCGCCGGATTTTTCATCCACGGCCTCGCGCCGCTGGTCGAGCAGCTCGAATTCGCGCAGAAGCTATCGCCCTTCTACTACTACATCGGCAACGATCCGCTGCGCAATGGTCTTGACCCGCTCCATGTCGGCGTGCTGTCGGGAACGACCTTCATGCTGCTGCTGCTGGCGCTGATCAGCTTTAGCCGCCGTGACGTAGCGGTGTAG